The Corynebacterium tuberculostearicum genome window below encodes:
- a CDS encoding amidohydrolase → MSVRTVCSNYDSVKDWQEPLYKDLHQHPELSMQEERTLGIIKDKLADLGFHHIEVGGGVVGVLENGAGPTVMLRADFDGLPVKEATGLDYASTDTAVDQEGNTVPVMHACGHDSHVASLLGMGALMGQATDQWSGTLQLIFQPGEEIAAGAQSMVDDGLVDKVATPDVVLGQHVFASNFPAGTVALASGPFMSTAVSMDVKVYGQGSHGSMPHLSVDPVVLASSIVMRLQTVISRELNPSEFGVLTVGAINAGSKANIIPFEANLKINVRAYSEQVRDKITGAIERIVNAECQAAGSPQPAEFTYHDSYPLTSNDEDTTERLKETFVSYFGTDRVLDAEPLTTSEDFSTIARAFGVPYCFWVFSGREEEKDVPNHSPHFAPLLQPTLRTGTEALIAAAMSYLGNN, encoded by the coding sequence ATGTCTGTCCGTACCGTTTGCAGCAACTATGACTCCGTCAAGGATTGGCAGGAGCCGCTGTATAAGGATCTGCACCAGCACCCGGAGCTATCCATGCAGGAAGAGCGCACGCTGGGCATCATCAAGGACAAGCTTGCCGATCTCGGCTTCCACCACATTGAAGTAGGCGGCGGGGTGGTCGGTGTTTTAGAAAACGGTGCCGGGCCAACCGTCATGCTGCGCGCGGATTTCGATGGCCTACCAGTTAAGGAGGCCACCGGCCTGGATTATGCCTCCACCGATACCGCCGTTGACCAGGAAGGAAACACGGTCCCCGTCATGCACGCCTGCGGCCACGATTCCCACGTGGCCAGCCTGCTGGGCATGGGCGCGCTCATGGGGCAGGCCACTGACCAGTGGTCCGGCACCCTACAGCTCATTTTCCAGCCGGGCGAGGAGATTGCCGCCGGTGCCCAGTCCATGGTGGATGACGGACTTGTGGACAAGGTCGCCACGCCCGACGTAGTACTTGGGCAACACGTCTTTGCCAGCAACTTTCCCGCCGGCACCGTGGCGCTGGCCTCCGGTCCTTTCATGTCCACCGCAGTCAGCATGGACGTCAAGGTTTATGGCCAAGGCTCGCATGGCTCCATGCCGCACCTCAGCGTTGACCCCGTGGTACTGGCCAGCTCCATTGTCATGCGTTTGCAGACGGTCATCTCCCGCGAGCTCAACCCTTCCGAATTCGGCGTGCTGACCGTGGGAGCCATCAACGCCGGCTCGAAAGCAAATATCATCCCCTTTGAGGCCAACCTGAAGATCAATGTGCGCGCCTATAGCGAGCAGGTACGCGATAAAATCACCGGCGCCATCGAGCGCATTGTCAATGCCGAGTGTCAGGCTGCCGGCAGTCCGCAGCCGGCCGAGTTTACTTATCACGATTCCTACCCGCTTACCAGTAACGATGAGGACACCACGGAACGCCTTAAGGAAACCTTTGTGTCCTACTTCGGCACCGACCGCGTCCTTGATGCCGAGCCCCTCACCACCTCGGAAGATTTTTCCACCATCGCCCGCGCTTTCGGCGTTCCCTACTGCTTCTGGGTATTTTCCGGCCGCGAAGAAGAAAAGGATGTCCCCAACCACAGTCCGCACTTCGCTCCGCTGCTCCAGCCCACTTTACGAACCGGCACCGAAGCCCTTATCGCCGCTGCGATGAGCTACCTAGGAAACAACTAA
- a CDS encoding carbohydrate ABC transporter permease: MTFQEDSSGAGGAGTTTASPARAESPGDSAALVRKAKRNRHKEWLLAAALLAPNLILLAVFTYRPLLDNIRLSFFNWNISSPNSTFVGMDNYVEWFSRDDTKTIVLNTLVFTFFAVIGSMVIGLALALLLNQNIKGRNFARSVVFAPYAISGAAIGIAFQFVFDPNFGLIQEILGWFGIDSPNFYAVPGWAMFMVTFTFVWKNLGYTFVIYLAALQGLDKELDEAAAIDGTGRWRKFWRVTMPQLRNTTFFLSITVLLNSVQVFDIINVMTRGGPQGNGTQTLVFQIYNETFVNFRAGYGATAATILFLILLIITLIQVRIMDKRG; the protein is encoded by the coding sequence GTGACTTTTCAGGAAGACTCTTCCGGTGCCGGTGGCGCCGGCACTACAACCGCATCTCCCGCACGCGCGGAAAGCCCCGGTGATTCCGCGGCGCTTGTCCGCAAGGCCAAGCGCAACCGCCATAAAGAATGGTTGCTGGCCGCGGCGCTCTTAGCGCCGAACCTTATCTTGCTGGCCGTCTTTACCTACCGGCCGCTGCTGGACAATATCCGCCTTTCCTTTTTCAATTGGAATATCTCCAGCCCCAACTCCACCTTCGTGGGCATGGATAACTATGTGGAGTGGTTTAGCCGCGATGACACGAAGACCATCGTGCTCAACACCCTGGTCTTTACCTTCTTTGCGGTGATTGGCTCCATGGTTATCGGCCTAGCGCTGGCCTTGCTGCTGAACCAAAACATTAAGGGCCGCAACTTTGCGCGCTCGGTGGTCTTTGCCCCCTATGCCATCTCCGGCGCGGCCATCGGCATTGCCTTCCAGTTCGTCTTCGACCCCAACTTTGGCCTTATCCAGGAAATCCTGGGCTGGTTCGGTATTGACTCCCCCAACTTCTACGCCGTACCGGGCTGGGCCATGTTCATGGTGACCTTCACCTTTGTGTGGAAGAACCTGGGCTATACCTTCGTCATCTACTTGGCGGCGCTGCAGGGCCTGGACAAGGAATTGGATGAAGCTGCCGCTATCGACGGCACCGGCCGCTGGCGCAAATTCTGGCGCGTGACCATGCCGCAGCTGCGCAATACCACCTTCTTCCTGTCCATTACGGTGCTGCTCAACTCCGTGCAGGTCTTCGACATCATCAACGTCATGACCCGTGGCGGCCCGCAGGGCAATGGCACGCAGACGCTGGTCTTCCAGATCTACAACGAGACCTTCGTCAACTTCCGCGCCGGCTACGGTGCGACTGCCGCCACCATCTTGTTCCTCATCCTGCTCATCATCACCCTGATCCAGGTCCGCATCATGGATAAGCGAGGTTAA
- a CDS encoding YrhK family protein yields the protein MVQQGLFLSGRVGDIKSEQEKDPDLKIKLGQNNEIKIKNKYETFSIANDIAISVVFILGSVLTLAGMSMVATVFYLLGSLGMAARPAIRLKRRTHLQRIGADANTAESYDY from the coding sequence ATGGTTCAACAAGGCCTTTTCCTCTCTGGCAGGGTGGGAGACATCAAGTCAGAACAGGAAAAGGACCCCGACCTAAAAATTAAGCTCGGACAGAACAACGAAATCAAAATTAAAAACAAGTACGAGACGTTTTCCATCGCCAATGACATCGCTATCTCCGTGGTCTTCATCCTTGGCTCGGTGCTAACGCTGGCCGGCATGTCAATGGTCGCCACCGTCTTCTACCTTCTCGGCAGCCTGGGCATGGCAGCCCGCCCGGCCATCCGCCTGAAGCGCCGCACGCACCTGCAGCGCATAGGGGCGGACGCCAATACCGCCGAAAGCTACGACTACTAG
- a CDS encoding MFS transporter, which produces MSPLTAQPPTKDVVPAQVEDAEETRRQHRSAIKAAFIGTFIEWFDYAAYIYMSAIISRVFFPEMEGRRALIMTFALFALSFLVRPLGGIVWGHFGDKYGRIHTLTVSIVMMSVATACIGFLPGYATIGFAASILLLLCRMVQGFSAAGEYAGAATHLSEIAPAGKRGIYSAVVPSATASGLLLGSLIAALLTGVLDDAALDSWGWRVPFLIALPLGLYGLWIRRNTEESSHFEDQDEPEESPLREVLKYPKALAIAFAGAVLNAIGFYVILTYLPTYLSEELGMAATPAFIASSVASAFYVGFALLTGMLSDRLGRRTTMLCAAAFMGVTIIPAFMLLDGAGLLLVIIIQVCLGGVLALNDGVLPSFLSEQFPTHVRLSGFALTFNTANAVFGGTAPMIATWLIDVTGLQLAPAFYLVAAALVTGIAVLFASKKNKLHE; this is translated from the coding sequence ATGTCTCCTCTCACAGCCCAACCCCCAACCAAGGACGTTGTGCCGGCGCAGGTAGAGGATGCGGAAGAAACCAGGCGCCAGCATCGTTCGGCCATTAAGGCGGCGTTTATTGGCACCTTCATCGAGTGGTTCGACTATGCGGCCTATATCTATATGTCCGCGATTATCTCCCGGGTGTTCTTTCCGGAGATGGAAGGTCGCCGCGCGCTGATTATGACGTTTGCGCTCTTCGCGCTGTCGTTCCTGGTGCGGCCCTTGGGCGGCATCGTGTGGGGTCACTTTGGTGATAAATACGGGCGCATCCATACGCTGACGGTGTCTATTGTGATGATGTCGGTGGCAACTGCGTGCATCGGTTTCCTGCCGGGCTATGCCACCATCGGCTTTGCCGCCTCCATCTTGCTATTGCTGTGCCGCATGGTGCAGGGCTTTTCCGCAGCCGGTGAGTATGCGGGCGCGGCCACGCATTTGTCTGAGATTGCCCCGGCCGGCAAGCGTGGCATCTATTCGGCGGTGGTGCCCTCCGCGACGGCCTCGGGCTTGCTCTTGGGCTCGCTCATTGCGGCGCTGCTGACTGGAGTCCTTGATGATGCCGCCCTGGATTCCTGGGGTTGGCGTGTGCCATTCCTGATTGCGCTGCCTTTGGGTCTATACGGCCTGTGGATTCGCCGCAACACGGAGGAGTCCTCTCACTTTGAGGACCAGGATGAGCCAGAGGAGTCTCCGCTGCGCGAGGTTCTGAAGTACCCCAAGGCCCTGGCCATTGCCTTTGCGGGCGCGGTGCTCAACGCCATTGGCTTCTACGTCATTTTGACCTACCTGCCCACCTACCTTTCGGAGGAGCTGGGCATGGCCGCGACGCCGGCGTTTATCGCGTCCTCGGTGGCGTCCGCATTCTATGTGGGCTTTGCCCTGCTCACCGGCATGCTTTCGGATCGTCTTGGTCGCCGCACGACGATGCTGTGCGCGGCCGCGTTTATGGGCGTGACCATCATTCCGGCCTTCATGCTTCTCGACGGCGCCGGGCTCCTCCTCGTCATTATCATTCAGGTCTGCTTGGGCGGCGTGCTGGCGCTTAACGACGGCGTCTTGCCCTCCTTCCTTTCCGAACAATTCCCCACCCACGTGCGGCTGTCCGGCTTCGCGCTGACGTTTAATACCGCCAACGCCGTATTCGGTGGTACCGCACCGATGATTGCCACCTGGCTTATCGACGTCACTGGCCTCCAGCTCGCCCCCGCTTTCTACTTGGTGGCCGCGGCGCTGGTGACCGGCATCGCGGTTCTCTTCGCCTCAAAGAAGAATAAGTTGCATGAGTAG
- a CDS encoding threonine/serine ThrE exporter family protein, giving the protein MAQQFDPEMHRQMGVEADVVLRVGMLLMGAGTSGYRVLRGMKRSARALGFDHLDATVGLTQITCTFHRGEYFRTVIARQHSPAVDASRIEALEDLTHNRLYAGITAQELAAMLDTIEHNVKKRWGGLTLSFAAAIACAAFAYLNFFPLEAVGLVALAAFAGQFVRYTVLHRHVHQIGGVIAGGATAGIVFFLLTEFFGAIGSVEPSELSSGFVAAVLFLIPGFPLFSALIDIARFDLDAGIVRLGYAFTVIFTAAFTVSMVSWLTKLSPDPPAPVQDMQWFLLAPLASFLGIAGFAFLFNSSRRMVLVAACVGTVANELRLILIHAGTTIFFAAFVGGLIIGLLGAVASKRARLPRITTTVPAAVIMIPGVTMFRAVFYLNDGQMDQALANVATGMMVVGSIGAGLVFSRLLTDKDWALGRLIDFDKKLPQRPSST; this is encoded by the coding sequence ATGGCACAACAATTTGATCCGGAGATGCATCGGCAAATGGGTGTCGAGGCGGACGTTGTATTGCGGGTGGGAATGCTCCTAATGGGGGCCGGCACCTCTGGTTATCGCGTACTTAGAGGGATGAAACGGAGTGCGCGAGCATTGGGGTTTGACCATCTAGATGCCACAGTGGGTCTGACGCAGATTACCTGTACGTTTCACCGCGGCGAATACTTCCGGACGGTCATTGCTCGGCAACATTCGCCTGCAGTTGATGCCTCTCGGATTGAAGCTTTGGAAGATTTAACCCACAATCGCCTCTACGCAGGGATCACCGCTCAGGAATTAGCGGCGATGCTGGATACTATTGAGCATAATGTCAAAAAGCGCTGGGGCGGTCTAACTCTTTCTTTCGCTGCCGCGATCGCATGTGCGGCGTTTGCGTATCTTAATTTTTTCCCGCTGGAAGCAGTGGGGTTGGTTGCTTTGGCGGCGTTTGCAGGCCAGTTTGTTCGTTATACAGTTCTCCACCGTCACGTTCATCAAATTGGAGGAGTGATTGCTGGTGGTGCGACGGCAGGCATAGTTTTCTTCTTGTTGACGGAATTCTTCGGGGCTATAGGCTCGGTGGAACCCAGTGAACTGTCCTCGGGGTTTGTGGCGGCCGTTTTATTCCTGATTCCCGGGTTTCCACTTTTCTCTGCTTTGATCGACATAGCCCGCTTTGATCTTGATGCGGGGATTGTCAGATTGGGGTACGCCTTTACCGTCATATTCACGGCGGCTTTCACGGTCTCTATGGTTAGCTGGCTGACAAAACTTAGTCCTGACCCACCTGCACCTGTGCAGGATATGCAATGGTTTCTGTTGGCGCCGCTGGCAAGTTTTCTGGGCATTGCTGGGTTTGCTTTTCTTTTTAACTCTTCTCGCCGCATGGTCTTAGTAGCGGCGTGCGTTGGAACCGTGGCAAATGAGCTTCGTTTGATTCTAATTCACGCGGGAACAACCATTTTCTTTGCAGCCTTTGTGGGTGGATTAATCATCGGGTTGCTGGGGGCAGTAGCTTCTAAAAGGGCGCGTCTTCCTCGTATTACAACCACCGTTCCGGCCGCGGTGATTATGATCCCAGGGGTGACAATGTTCCGGGCGGTGTTTTATTTGAACGATGGTCAGATGGATCAAGCGTTGGCCAATGTGGCAACTGGAATGATGGTAGTTGGATCTATTGGTGCCGGTTTGGTGTTTTCTCGCTTGCTTACTGATAAGGATTGGGCCTTGGGGCGCCTAATTGATTTTGATAAAAAGCTTCCGCAACGGCCTTCTTCCACATGA